A stretch of the Sulfolobus acidocaldarius SUSAZ genome encodes the following:
- a CDS encoding ABC transporter permease: protein MKSTKSTYLKILLLLILPFTSLLLSLIYGDVYIPPHEILHPSKIYGVILYDIRLPTIITAVLIGIILSVSGSIMQHLLRNPLIDPYIAGTSSGGAFGAILSYFLLGFNLPLSVMIYFQPLVAFFFSFLATIITVLMGKSRGVYGLIIAGVVVSYIFSSAYSILLVLLQEKYPQIPPIIFWLMGQITVVGWSLIPALTTLTLVLLILAYKMSRALDLVSISDEISYTHSIRPNRFRIFWLGLISFVVSFTIPIAGVIGFIGILVPHLVRLSVGGDMKTLLVYSSGVGITVMLLSNIIANGMLGTIIPLTPILAVIASPFLILFLVRKNDSEGA, encoded by the coding sequence GTGAAATCTACTAAATCAACGTATTTAAAGATCTTATTATTACTCATACTTCCTTTTACATCCCTTCTATTGTCACTGATATATGGAGACGTATATATTCCTCCTCATGAAATTCTACATCCCTCAAAGATTTACGGGGTAATACTTTATGATATTAGATTACCCACTATAATAACGGCAGTCCTTATAGGAATAATCTTATCAGTATCTGGAAGTATAATGCAACATCTTTTACGAAATCCCTTGATAGATCCTTATATAGCGGGGACATCGTCTGGAGGAGCATTCGGGGCAATATTAAGTTATTTCCTTTTGGGATTTAATTTACCTTTATCAGTAATGATATATTTCCAACCACTAGTAGCATTCTTCTTCTCATTTCTAGCCACAATAATAACTGTTCTAATGGGAAAAAGTAGAGGAGTATACGGGCTCATAATTGCAGGTGTAGTAGTATCATATATCTTCTCATCTGCCTATTCTATATTACTAGTATTACTTCAGGAAAAATACCCACAGATACCTCCAATCATTTTTTGGTTGATGGGGCAGATTACAGTTGTAGGCTGGTCACTAATTCCAGCCCTTACTACACTTACCCTAGTCCTTTTAATTTTAGCTTATAAAATGTCAAGAGCCTTAGATCTAGTATCGATAAGCGACGAAATAAGTTACACACATAGTATAAGACCAAATAGATTTAGAATATTTTGGCTAGGTTTGATTAGCTTTGTTGTTTCCTTCACTATACCCATAGCTGGAGTCATAGGGTTCATTGGAATTTTGGTTCCACATTTGGTTAGATTAAGTGTTGGAGGCGATATGAAAACATTACTCGTATACTCAAGTGGAGTAGGAATAACTGTTATGTTATTAAGCAACATAATTGCTAATGGAATGTTAGGAACTATAATCCCTTTAACCCCTATTCTCGCAGTAATCGCATCACCCTTTCTCATACTTTTCCTGGTGAGAAAAAATGATAGTGAAGGGGCTTAA
- a CDS encoding von Willebrand factor A, whose amino-acid sequence MTISVKAELSHKYSFTSPLKGVFRLIIVPEKVSTARGFHYIILLDTSGSMYGVKIETAKQGAMELLSRIPEGNKISFLTFSNNVNILSEYADAPSLVQQIKQIRSGGQTVLFRALERAIEIAKKHDLPGYIILLTDGQPTDVPEIEAYEKLNYPEAYKVIAFGIGDDYNERLLKVITDKTAGVLYHVEDAKEIAEMLPQSAVTEIGAKNASIDIVSETQVKLLNYPGPPVKLGAVESVVRVYGEIIIPPNFSGRLATVKISYEDPLSSRINRLEVNFDITRANDVKRFLDGINNDLVNEYRYYELMSKLANQLNSNNLSDATRTVEQMQMIAQQTRRMELIETTRRISESIETTRRIGTVEQTRKISKEITSEVTKKLRS is encoded by the coding sequence ATGACCATATCAGTTAAAGCCGAATTAAGTCACAAGTACTCTTTTACCTCCCCCCTGAAAGGAGTGTTTAGATTAATTATAGTTCCGGAAAAAGTTTCGACTGCACGTGGGTTTCATTACATAATACTCCTAGATACATCAGGCTCCATGTATGGTGTGAAAATAGAGACAGCAAAACAGGGAGCAATGGAACTATTGAGCAGGATACCTGAAGGGAATAAGATATCCTTCTTGACGTTCTCAAATAATGTTAATATATTAAGCGAGTACGCGGATGCACCATCATTAGTTCAACAAATTAAACAGATAAGGTCAGGTGGACAGACAGTCCTATTTAGAGCTTTAGAGAGAGCAATTGAAATAGCCAAAAAACACGATTTACCGGGATACATAATATTATTAACAGATGGACAGCCTACAGATGTGCCTGAGATAGAAGCTTATGAAAAACTGAATTACCCTGAGGCTTATAAGGTAATAGCTTTTGGTATAGGTGACGACTACAACGAAAGATTACTTAAGGTAATAACGGATAAGACTGCAGGAGTACTGTATCACGTAGAGGACGCTAAGGAAATAGCTGAAATGTTGCCACAGTCAGCGGTTACAGAAATAGGAGCTAAGAATGCTAGTATAGATATAGTTTCAGAGACTCAGGTAAAACTGTTAAATTACCCTGGACCACCAGTAAAGCTAGGTGCAGTGGAATCAGTGGTAAGAGTATATGGTGAGATAATAATTCCACCTAATTTCTCTGGAAGGCTTGCAACAGTTAAAATATCTTATGAGGATCCCTTGTCAAGTAGGATTAATAGATTAGAGGTCAACTTTGATATAACAAGAGCAAATGATGTAAAGCGTTTCCTAGATGGTATAAATAATGATTTGGTTAATGAATATCGTTATTATGAGTTAATGAGCAAGTTAGCTAATCAATTGAACTCCAACAATTTATCAGATGCAACCAGAACGGTAGAACAAATGCAGATGATAGCACAGCAGACTAGAAGAATGGAGTTAATAGAGACAACTAGAAGAATAAGTGAAAGTATAGAGACAACTAGAAGAATAGGTACAGTAGAGCAAACTAGAAAGATATCTAAGGAAATAACTAGTGAAGTTACTAAGAAATTGAGATCTTAA
- a CDS encoding XRE family transcriptional regulator encodes MKTSSLVSILLIIVILVGISLTLIHINNTNQTQKSGSTNTTTNIEKPRIVSLAPSDTQILVSLGLGKDIVGMDIYSYQLLQTLNMTSMIPSNVTVISSVINLNITGIIALQPTVVVLEYGLSGSYIPQLENAGLKVLVTNSDYASNLENVMNTISQIATFFNVTTQANQLIKWMNENIVSYPQTNVSVAYFDWIDSDGTAYSIGNNVFINDLINRAGGFNSFFNFTGYITVTPSQVLLANPHVIVAQEIYNYSYTIYLIHKYFNDTYAVKNNQVYVITGLATDVIDEPSILSVYAIPLFHDIITGVPVPHYINTNWFMIKLNITLPIFDQN; translated from the coding sequence ATGAAAACATCAAGTTTAGTCTCAATCCTTTTAATTATAGTTATTTTGGTTGGGATTTCTTTAACACTAATACATATTAACAACACAAACCAAACACAAAAATCAGGCAGTACTAACACAACAACTAACATTGAAAAGCCGCGAATAGTTAGTTTAGCACCATCAGATACTCAGATACTAGTCTCACTAGGTTTAGGAAAGGATATAGTAGGAATGGACATATATTCTTATCAGTTACTCCAGACCTTGAATATGACTTCAATGATCCCCTCTAATGTAACCGTGATATCCTCTGTTATTAACCTAAATATAACAGGAATTATAGCATTACAGCCTACTGTCGTTGTTTTAGAGTACGGATTAAGTGGAAGCTATATCCCTCAACTGGAGAATGCAGGTTTGAAAGTACTTGTGACAAACAGTGACTATGCCTCGAACTTGGAAAACGTAATGAATACCATTTCTCAAATAGCAACTTTCTTCAATGTTACAACTCAAGCAAATCAGTTAATTAAGTGGATGAACGAAAACATAGTGAGCTACCCACAAACAAATGTGTCTGTTGCATATTTTGACTGGATAGATAGCGATGGAACGGCTTACAGCATAGGTAATAACGTGTTTATTAATGATTTAATAAACAGAGCCGGTGGATTCAACTCATTTTTTAACTTTACAGGATATATTACAGTTACACCATCTCAAGTTTTACTTGCTAATCCACATGTAATAGTCGCACAGGAAATTTACAATTATTCCTATACCATTTACTTAATACACAAATATTTTAACGACACATATGCTGTCAAAAATAATCAAGTATACGTCATAACCGGTCTGGCTACTGATGTTATTGACGAGCCATCCATCTTATCTGTTTATGCTATTCCCTTATTTCATGATATAATAACTGGTGTACCTGTACCACACTACATTAACACCAACTGGTTTATGATTAAATTAAATATAACGTTGCCAATTTTTGACCAAAATTAA
- a CDS encoding iron ABC transporter ATP-binding protein produces MIVKGLKVKLGKKIVLDNVNIELKPGITAILGPNGSGKTTLLKTIIGMIEPTEGKVIVNENLSYSPAEFYTVNMKTIDVILAGRKKGEYQKYIELFNIADLMENDFQNLSSGQKRLILIVKALGEGDVVIMDEPFANLDMKNRIIVLDALLKLKSEKNFIITSHELEVVNYADEIILIKKGKVVYLGSKENISDLILSEVYDVRIRSLVIAGRRFFFHE; encoded by the coding sequence ATGATAGTGAAGGGGCTTAAAGTTAAGTTAGGTAAGAAAATTGTTCTCGATAACGTAAATATTGAGCTAAAACCAGGTATTACTGCAATATTAGGACCCAACGGGTCTGGCAAAACTACTCTGTTAAAGACAATAATCGGTATGATTGAACCAACTGAAGGCAAAGTAATAGTTAACGAGAATTTGTCATATTCTCCCGCAGAATTCTATACGGTAAATATGAAAACGATTGATGTTATCCTGGCTGGACGAAAGAAAGGGGAATACCAAAAATACATTGAACTATTTAACATAGCGGATCTTATGGAAAATGACTTTCAAAATTTAAGCTCTGGTCAAAAGAGACTGATCCTAATAGTAAAGGCTTTAGGCGAAGGAGACGTGGTAATAATGGATGAACCCTTTGCCAACTTAGATATGAAAAACAGGATAATTGTATTAGATGCCTTATTGAAATTGAAGAGTGAGAAGAATTTTATTATTACATCACATGAGCTAGAAGTTGTAAATTACGCAGATGAAATAATCTTGATAAAAAAAGGAAAAGTAGTATATTTAGGAAGTAAGGAGAATATTAGCGACTTGATTCTCTCTGAAGTTTATGATGTGAGAATAAGATCTTTAGTTATAGCTGGAAGGAGATTCTTTTTCCATGAGTAA
- a CDS encoding AbrB family transcriptional regulator, whose product MMVEDIVKVSRNFQITIPVRIRRKFPIKEGDLVKVIYDEMDNTVRIVKISEEELR is encoded by the coding sequence TTGATGGTAGAAGATATTGTTAAGGTCTCTAGGAATTTTCAGATAACCATACCGGTTAGAATAAGAAGGAAATTTCCGATTAAAGAAGGAGATTTAGTGAAAGTAATATATGATGAGATGGATAACACAGTTAGAATAGTTAAGATATCTGAGGAAGAACTAAGGTAA
- a CDS encoding signal peptide protein, translating into MTWKCNLCGYENDDDALFCIKCGAQKSSEAQQLPQQQPSEPQAQGVVTQQQVVTNPPVQAPVTTPQQPVQQPVLPQPEPAQPQPVSSTPAPQQASQPTNRYYIYFIQTPNENLVNKKVLLNFDLFPSVSMGRSPENIVIVPDSEVSRKHAVIYLDNSELYIEDLNSTNGTYVYDGKQFTPIKGKQKIEPNSIIKLGNQTIVRVLKE; encoded by the coding sequence ATGACGTGGAAATGTAATTTATGCGGTTATGAAAACGATGATGATGCATTATTTTGCATTAAATGTGGAGCTCAAAAGAGTTCAGAAGCACAACAATTACCACAGCAACAACCAAGTGAACCACAGGCACAAGGAGTAGTAACACAGCAACAGGTAGTTACAAACCCTCCTGTACAGGCACCAGTAACAACACCTCAACAGCCCGTTCAACAGCCCGTTTTACCACAACCAGAACCTGCTCAACCTCAGCCGGTCTCATCGACTCCAGCACCTCAACAGGCATCACAACCTACAAACAGATATTACATTTACTTTATACAAACACCAAATGAGAATTTAGTAAACAAAAAAGTCCTACTTAATTTCGATCTATTTCCTAGTGTATCAATGGGTAGGAGTCCTGAAAACATTGTCATAGTTCCTGATTCGGAAGTATCTAGAAAACATGCCGTTATATATCTTGATAATAGTGAGCTTTACATTGAAGATCTGAATAGTACGAATGGGACTTATGTTTACGATGGAAAGCAGTTTACTCCAATTAAGGGGAAACAGAAGATAGAGCCTAACTCAATTATTAAACTTGGTAATCAGACAATAGTACGAGTATTAAAGGAGTGA
- a CDS encoding aconitate hydratase (Catalyzes the conversion of citrate to isocitrate) translates to MSQILESNIRYYPIKQLKDRGYDVDSLPYSLKILVENTFRNLDNVKITEEDLDAIASWKTGKEFSFLPTRVVLQDYTGIPLLVDLAAMRDEMSKRGEDPLKINPIVQSDLIIDHSVQVDYYGTASSLLLNKEKEFERNVERYKFLKWAQRSFKNLRIFPPGKGIIHQINLEYLSKVVDVKEFRGQLTAYPEIVIGTDSHTPMTNGLGVLSWGVGGLEAEAVMLGEPYTMAVPEVVGVRLVGEIREGVTPTDIVLYITEKLRKKGVVGKFVEFFGPSLGNLTVPDRATIANMAPEYGATASYFPIDYQTLNYLAATAREYKLVEKYAKAQGLFYESQPKYSEVVTIDLSEVEPAIAGPKNPDERVPLKDLKKLFQERKDKKKGSLVKDLDVVLTAITSCTNTSNPTVMIGAGILAKKAIQHGIRSKSYVKTSMAPGSPVVVEYLKESGLLPYLEALGFHVVGFGCTTCIGNAGPLPKKIEEDVKSNKLEVYGVISGNRNYEGRINPYLSGVFLASPVLVVAFSLAGRIDIDFFNEPIDYDPNGNPVYLRDIWPTTKEISEYIKLGMNPEFYKAVYSHILEGDENWNKLQVKESELYSWDEKSTYIRMPPWISLDLKLDDVKNARILLLLGDKITTDHISPAGPIDKDSVAGKYLSELGEQDLNTYGARRGDHEVMLRGGFANSKLKNLLVDVQGGFTKHFPDGKVMSVYEASQQYKKEGVPLVIVAGKQYGSGSSRDWAAKVTALLGVKAVLAESFERIHRSNLVAMGVVPIEIPDWKSLGIKGDEIVNVYLKDLKPKSKVKVEFIKQDGSKVEVQGLARVDTNVELEYTKQGGILKYVFNKLIHESQN, encoded by the coding sequence ATGAGTCAAATCCTAGAGTCTAATATAAGGTATTATCCAATAAAGCAGTTGAAAGATAGAGGGTATGACGTAGACTCCTTGCCATATTCTCTAAAAATCCTGGTGGAGAACACATTTAGGAACCTTGATAACGTAAAAATAACTGAGGAGGACTTAGACGCAATAGCTTCATGGAAAACAGGTAAGGAATTTTCTTTCCTGCCTACTAGAGTTGTTTTACAGGACTATACTGGTATTCCCCTTCTTGTGGATTTAGCTGCAATGAGAGATGAGATGTCTAAGAGGGGAGAGGATCCCCTAAAGATAAACCCTATAGTTCAGTCTGATTTAATTATAGATCACTCAGTACAAGTTGACTACTATGGGACTGCTTCTTCATTACTCCTGAATAAGGAGAAGGAATTTGAAAGGAATGTTGAGAGGTATAAGTTCCTTAAATGGGCTCAGAGAAGCTTTAAGAATTTGAGGATATTTCCCCCAGGAAAGGGTATAATCCATCAGATAAACCTAGAGTATCTGAGCAAAGTAGTAGATGTTAAGGAATTTAGAGGTCAGTTAACAGCTTACCCAGAGATTGTGATAGGTACAGACTCTCACACGCCAATGACCAACGGTTTAGGTGTGCTTTCATGGGGAGTTGGTGGACTTGAAGCTGAAGCTGTAATGCTTGGAGAACCTTATACCATGGCAGTTCCTGAAGTAGTGGGAGTGAGGCTTGTAGGAGAGATAAGAGAAGGGGTAACACCAACAGATATAGTACTATATATAACGGAGAAGCTAAGAAAGAAAGGAGTTGTTGGAAAGTTTGTTGAGTTCTTTGGTCCATCTCTTGGAAATCTAACAGTACCTGATAGGGCTACGATAGCAAATATGGCTCCAGAGTATGGGGCTACTGCAAGTTACTTCCCAATTGACTATCAGACCTTAAACTATTTGGCTGCAACTGCTAGGGAGTACAAGTTGGTCGAAAAGTATGCTAAAGCGCAGGGATTATTCTATGAGAGTCAGCCAAAATATTCTGAAGTAGTTACAATAGATCTGTCTGAAGTGGAACCTGCAATAGCTGGTCCTAAAAATCCAGATGAGAGAGTTCCCCTGAAGGACCTGAAAAAACTATTTCAGGAGAGGAAGGATAAGAAAAAGGGAAGTCTAGTTAAAGACCTCGATGTAGTACTTACTGCCATAACCAGCTGTACTAACACATCAAATCCAACAGTTATGATAGGAGCTGGAATTTTAGCTAAGAAGGCTATTCAGCACGGCATAAGAAGCAAATCCTATGTAAAAACCAGTATGGCTCCTGGTTCTCCTGTTGTTGTTGAGTACCTTAAAGAGTCTGGCTTGCTACCTTATCTGGAAGCTCTAGGTTTCCACGTTGTTGGTTTTGGATGTACAACATGTATAGGTAATGCTGGTCCTCTACCCAAAAAGATAGAGGAGGACGTTAAATCAAACAAGTTAGAGGTTTATGGTGTAATTAGCGGAAATAGGAATTATGAGGGCAGAATAAATCCCTATCTCAGTGGAGTATTTCTGGCTTCACCAGTTCTAGTGGTTGCATTTTCACTCGCAGGGAGAATAGATATTGATTTCTTCAATGAGCCAATTGATTATGATCCTAATGGTAATCCTGTATATCTCAGGGACATATGGCCTACTACTAAGGAAATTTCAGAATACATTAAGCTGGGAATGAATCCTGAGTTCTACAAGGCTGTCTATTCGCATATTTTAGAGGGAGATGAAAACTGGAATAAATTACAGGTCAAAGAAAGCGAATTATATAGCTGGGATGAAAAGTCCACGTATATAAGGATGCCTCCATGGATATCTCTAGATCTTAAACTTGATGACGTGAAGAATGCTAGGATCTTACTACTCTTAGGGGATAAAATTACAACAGATCATATATCACCAGCCGGCCCAATCGACAAGGATTCTGTTGCAGGAAAATATCTTTCAGAATTAGGTGAACAGGATCTTAACACATACGGAGCTAGAAGAGGAGACCATGAGGTTATGCTTAGAGGGGGATTTGCAAACTCTAAGTTGAAGAATTTACTAGTAGATGTTCAAGGTGGTTTTACTAAACATTTCCCTGATGGTAAAGTAATGAGTGTGTACGAAGCCTCACAACAGTATAAGAAGGAAGGTGTTCCTTTAGTCATAGTTGCAGGTAAACAATATGGATCTGGAAGTTCAAGAGATTGGGCTGCCAAGGTCACTGCACTACTAGGGGTTAAGGCTGTATTGGCTGAGAGTTTTGAGAGAATCCACAGAAGTAACCTAGTGGCTATGGGTGTTGTACCAATAGAAATACCAGACTGGAAGAGTTTAGGTATTAAGGGAGATGAGATAGTAAATGTATATCTGAAGGATTTGAAGCCGAAGTCTAAGGTTAAGGTGGAGTTCATAAAACAGGATGGTAGTAAAGTTGAAGTACAAGGATTAGCTAGAGTTGATACCAACGTAGAGCTAGAGTACACTAAACAGGGTGGAATTTTAAAGTATGTATTTAATAAATTAATACATGAGAGTCAGAATTAG
- a CDS encoding TrmB family transcriptional regulator, with protein sequence METVLQIPYQKKTQIEKLLEFIYGLNEKEVQLIFRLLYSDTKLNIEELAEEFKVSKALISKSLSELANKGLIEREKVSNEGRKGRPIYVYYVDREQLFKRINRDLEELVQASIAKLKEYIFKS encoded by the coding sequence ATGGAGACAGTACTTCAAATTCCATATCAAAAGAAAACACAAATTGAAAAACTACTTGAGTTCATATATGGACTCAATGAAAAGGAAGTACAACTAATATTCAGATTACTATACTCTGATACAAAACTAAATATAGAGGAATTAGCTGAGGAATTTAAGGTAAGTAAGGCGCTGATAAGTAAATCCCTAAGTGAATTAGCTAATAAAGGTCTTATAGAGAGAGAAAAAGTATCTAATGAGGGAAGAAAAGGAAGACCAATATATGTTTACTATGTTGATAGGGAACAACTATTTAAGAGAATAAACAGAGATCTTGAAGAACTAGTACAAGCTTCAATAGCGAAGTTAAAAGAGTATATTTTTAAATCTTAA
- a CDS encoding RNA-binding protein: MRVRIRGIYATALTYLFLKNGFEIVQQTPQIAERFFMDIVRSPADVTVKDGIDKGEIVSVGEDIYNFMRSIFKYSPIWRSPIKLYSVISTEDCKFMNFVVEPCLSEGLVIKPPVEGKIILSSPRAVGKFAMVWKGDGRTFFSEHIDERDSQRLLSISIPFNKKGYNVKWRSNAPMATTAELKEELENLTMRYSYNDFREQGEYFLKVTLSLEDKLFLDDIRSLVINTIKFHHMLKMTYSNEVDIEEGKVNPSPEKLLTSLIGDNMIEAIEHVKPNGKRILLKGGTIVQKEIGRDYYWLKIRREFKSGGIYDGLNLKIEDGDYDLVELDSRNWYQIHRYHDRNNNLKGLYVNISTPPELLKNRIRYLDLEVDVVKVNNTVNIIDLEELETNKPILGEFLYKKALEIAQNIKDKLNEDKI, encoded by the coding sequence ATGAGAGTCAGAATTAGAGGCATTTATGCTACTGCTCTTACTTACCTCTTTTTAAAGAATGGCTTCGAGATAGTTCAACAAACTCCGCAAATAGCGGAGCGTTTTTTTATGGATATTGTTAGGTCACCTGCAGATGTTACTGTAAAAGATGGTATAGACAAGGGGGAGATAGTAAGCGTAGGTGAAGATATATACAACTTTATGAGGTCTATTTTTAAATATTCTCCCATATGGAGGTCTCCAATTAAGTTATATTCAGTAATAAGCACTGAAGATTGTAAATTCATGAATTTTGTCGTAGAGCCTTGCCTATCTGAAGGTCTAGTGATAAAACCTCCAGTTGAAGGGAAGATAATACTCTCCTCTCCCCGAGCAGTAGGAAAATTTGCTATGGTTTGGAAAGGAGATGGGAGAACATTTTTCTCAGAGCATATTGATGAGAGAGATAGCCAACGGCTTTTGTCTATTAGTATTCCATTTAATAAGAAAGGGTATAATGTAAAATGGAGAAGTAACGCACCAATGGCGACTACTGCAGAGCTTAAGGAGGAATTGGAAAATTTAACAATGAGATATAGTTATAATGACTTTAGAGAACAGGGAGAGTACTTCCTGAAAGTTACCTTATCATTAGAGGATAAACTATTCTTAGATGACATTAGGAGTTTGGTAATTAACACCATTAAGTTTCATCATATGCTCAAAATGACCTATTCAAACGAAGTAGATATTGAAGAAGGTAAAGTAAATCCTTCTCCTGAGAAATTGTTGACATCATTAATTGGAGATAATATGATTGAAGCCATTGAACATGTAAAGCCAAATGGTAAACGTATACTCTTGAAGGGTGGTACAATTGTTCAGAAGGAGATCGGTAGAGATTATTATTGGCTTAAAATAAGGAGGGAATTCAAGAGTGGAGGAATTTATGATGGTTTAAATCTGAAGATTGAAGATGGTGATTATGATTTAGTCGAACTAGACTCCCGAAACTGGTATCAAATTCACAGGTATCATGACAGAAACAATAATCTAAAGGGTTTATATGTAAATATTTCCACTCCTCCTGAATTACTTAAAAATAGAATAAGATACTTAGACTTGGAGGTTGACGTGGTAAAAGTAAATAATACGGTCAACATTATTGACCTGGAAGAGCTGGAGACAAATAAGCCTATACTAGGTGAATTTTTGTACAAGAAAGCTCTGGAGATTGCTCAAAATATTAAAGACAAATTGAATGAGGATAAAATTTGA
- a CDS encoding TrmB family transcriptional regulator gives MSKEMKVSFPGGKEVTMGDLISFIYGLPKSDIDVLQVLISQKRRMSSDEIADVLKVSKASINKSLNNLYDKGLILREKEEAGEEKKKGRPSYIYWVDGERLYEKLERDLETLASQIKKELEERMQSI, from the coding sequence ATGAGCAAAGAGATGAAAGTGTCTTTCCCAGGTGGAAAAGAAGTAACCATGGGTGACCTAATATCATTTATCTACGGTTTGCCTAAAAGTGATATTGATGTATTACAGGTTCTTATCTCACAAAAGAGAAGGATGAGTAGTGATGAAATTGCAGATGTATTGAAGGTCAGTAAGGCATCTATAAATAAATCACTTAATAACCTGTATGATAAAGGGTTAATTTTAAGAGAGAAAGAGGAAGCAGGAGAAGAGAAAAAGAAGGGAAGACCAAGTTATATATATTGGGTAGATGGAGAGAGACTTTACGAGAAACTGGAGAGAGATCTAGAGACGTTAGCCTCTCAGATAAAGAAAGAGTTAGAGGAAAGAATGCAAAGTATCTAA
- a CDS encoding snRNP Sm, translated as MSETAHKVLAESLGSTVLVKLKGEKIVRGTLKSYDMHMNLVLENSEEIMNDGSTRKVGTIVIRGDNVILVSPV; from the coding sequence GTGTCAGAAACAGCTCATAAGGTTTTAGCTGAATCTTTGGGTTCGACTGTTCTAGTTAAACTGAAAGGAGAAAAAATAGTAAGAGGTACTCTAAAAAGTTATGATATGCATATGAACCTAGTCTTAGAGAATTCTGAAGAGATAATGAATGACGGAAGTACAAGAAAAGTAGGTACTATAGTAATAAGAGGAGATAATGTTATCTTAGTGTCTCCTGTTTAA